Proteins encoded within one genomic window of Fusarium musae strain F31 chromosome 4, whole genome shotgun sequence:
- a CDS encoding hypothetical protein (BUSCO:EOG0926420U), producing MDFAALMNKELSKSKKSSGSEEKKYLKRSEIEAQRKEAYLAEQKALEAERQAKAAAKRKREEDAAAENAAREEKRRRLAEDMRKRREEQEAEEERARRKRLGLPELVKAKSEDVEDGVHASEDIPEEELVEKLRGLGEPAVLFGENHSAKLRRYRKLTTVMTKGPIPTTLELVDEKDMKVTTELPKDKEGRKWLFRQLASYFTMVLTEYERAMEAEKRDTSASKTAYNAMVQTRENMKPLFRKFEQGELDDDILKPVTEIVQALQERRYVDANDGYLRLSIGKAAWPIGVTMVGIHERSAREKLHDGEKGHVMGDEVTRKYLQSIKRCLTFAQVRWPPTDLRQLMG from the exons ATGGATTTCGCGGCGCTGATGAACAAAGAGCTCtcaaagagcaagaagagctCCGGCAGCGAGGAAAAGAAGTACCTGAAACGTTCAGAAATTGAGgcgcaaagaaaagaagcataCCTCGCCGAACAAAAAGCCCTCGAGGCCGAGCGACAAGCCAAAGCAGCCGCGAAGCGCAAACGAGAGGAAGATGCTGCCGCCGAGAACGCCGCCCGCGAGGAGAAGCGTCGCAGACTGGCCGAAGATATGCGCAAAAggcgagaagagcaagaagctgaagaagaacgcGCCCGGAGGAAGCGACTCGGTTTGCCAGAGctggtcaaggccaagagtgAAGACGTTGAGGATGGTGTGCATGCCAGCGAGGATATACCAGAGGAGGAGCTCGTTGAAAAGTTGAGGGGGCTTGGCGAACCGGCTGTATTGTTTGGGGAGAATCACTCTGCGAAATTGAGACGATATCGCAAGTTGACGACAGTCATGACCAAGGGCCCTATACCGACAACGTTAGAACTcgtggatgagaaggatatgaaGGTGACCACTGAGCTACCGAAAGACAAGGAAGGCAGGAAGTGGCTATTTCGACAACTGGCAAGCTACTTTACGATGGTTCTTACAGAGTACGAGCGAGCTATGGAGGCTGAGAAGCGTGATACGAGTGCCAGCAAAACGGCATATAATGCCATGGTACAGACTCGAGAGAACATGAAACCA CTATTCCGCAAATTTGAGCAAGGCGAACTTGACGACGACATTCTCAAGCCTGTTACAGAAATCgttcaagctcttcaagagCGTCGTTACGTAGACGCCAACGATGGATATCTACGTTTGAGTATCGGAAAGGCAGCGTGGCCTATTGGTGTTACCATGGTAGGCATCCACGAGCGTAGCGCTCGCGAGAAGCTACATGATGGAGAGAAGGGTCATGTTATGGGCGATGAGGTTACCCGCAAGTATCTTCAGAGCATTAAACGCTGCCTGACCTTTGCGCAAGTTCGATGGCCGCCCACAGACTTGCGACAGTTGATGGGCTGA
- the PRPF8 gene encoding Pre-mRNA-processing-splicing factor 8 (BUSCO:EOG092600NM), which yields MSQLPPPPPPGWGPPPPPPPPSSSLPPPPSTPAPPPPGFRPPTDPMMAKFAQKKNEWVRSRRNRFGEKRKGGFVQTQKADMPPEHLRKIVKDIGDVSQKKYTNDKRSYLGALKFMPHAVLKLLENMPMPWESAREVKVLYHVNGCLTLVNEIPRVIEPVFFAQWAMMWTFMRKEKADRRLFKRMRFPPFDDEEPPLSWAENLEDVEPLEPIQMELDEEDDEAVYEWFYDHRPLLDTPHVNGPSYKAWNLTLPQMATLFRLSRPLVSDVVDKNYFYLFDLKSLLTAKALNVALPGGPRFEPLYKDIDPNDEDFGEFNAIDRIIFRNPIRTEFRVAYPYLYNSLPRSVHLSWHSHPQVVFNRADDPDLPTFHFDRRINPISSRTVAPKNVEVSHEDEIFGAGNIEESEDDAFELPAGVEPFLADEDIENENTSSAVELWWAPYPFDRRSGRMVRAQDVPLVKQWYLEHPPSDRPPVKVRVSYQKLLKNFVLNELHKKKPKAQNKQNLMRSLKQTKFFQQTTIDWVEAGLQVCRQGFNMLNLLIHRKNLTYLHLDYNFNLKPVKTLTTKERKKSRFGNAFHLMREILRLTKLIVDAQVQYRLGNIDAFQLADGILYAFNHVGQLTGMYRYKYKLMHQIRTCKDLKHLIYYRFNSGPVGKGPGCGFWAPAWRVWLFFMRGIIPLLERWLGNLLSRQFEGRHSKGVAKTVTKQRVESHFDLELRASVMADLMDMMPEGIKQNKVNTVLQHLSEAWRCWKSNIPWKVPGLPAPIENIILRYVKSKADWWISVAHYNRERIRRGATVDKTVAKKNVGRLTRLWLKAEQERQHNHMKDGPYVSSEEAIAIYTTTVHWLESRKFSPIPFPSVSYKHDTKILILALERLREAYSVKGRLNQSQREELALIEQAYDSPGTTLERIKRFLLTQRAFKEVNIDMNDNYSTINPVYDIEPIEKISDAYLDQYLWYQADQRHLFPAWIKPSDSEVPPLLVYKWAQGINNLDRVWQTENGECNVMIETELSKVYEKMELTLLNSLLRLIMDHNLADYITAKNNVQLTYKDMNHVNSYGMIRGLQFSAFVFQFYGLVLDLLLLGPQRASEIAGPPQSPNDFLQFRDRETESSHPIRLYTRYIDKVWIFLRFTAEESRDLIQRFLTEQPDPNFENVIGYKSKKCWPRDSRMRLMRHDVNLGRAVFWDMKNRLPRSVTTIEWDESFVSVYSRDNPNLLFSMCGFEVRILPKIRNQNEEFPVKDSVWSLVDNTTKERTAHAFLQVTEEDIQKFNNRIRQILMSSGSTTFTKIANKWNTALIALFTYYREAAVSTVDLLDTIVKCETKIQTRVKIGLNSKMPSRFPPAVFYTPKELGGLGMISGSHILIPASDKRWSKQTDTGVTHYRAGMTHDEETLIPNIFRYIIPWEAEFIDSQRVWTEYSQKRLEANQQNRRLTLEDLEDSWDRGLPRINTLFQKDRSTLSFDKGFRARAEFKIYQLMKNNPFWWTSQRHDGKLWNLNAYRTDVIQALGGVETILEHTLFKATGFPSWEGLFWEKASGFEESMKFKKLTNAQRSGLNQIPNRRFTLWWSPTINRANVYVGFQVQLDLTGIFLHGKIPTLKISLIQIFRAHLWQKIHESVVMDLCQVFDQELESLGIETVQKETIHPRKSYKMNSSCADILLFSNHKWNVTRPSLLYDTKDVIEQTTTNKFWIDVQLRYGDYDSHDIERYTRAKYLDYTTDSASIYPSATGLMIGIDLAYNLYSAYGMYFPGLKVLVQQAMAKIMKANPALYVLRERIRKGLQLYASESNQEFLNSQNYSELFSNQTQLFIDDTNVYRVTIHKTFEGNLTTKPINGAIFIFNPRTGQLFLKIIHTSVWAGQKRLGQLAKWKTAEEVAALIRSLPVEEQPKQLIVTRKGLLDPLEVHLLDFPNISIRASELQLPFQAAMKVEKLGDMILRATEPQMVLFNLYDEWLKSISSYTAFSRLVLILRALHVNPDKTKLILRPDKTVITHEHHIWPSLSDEDWIKVETQLRDLILNDYGKKNNVNVSSLTTSEVRDIILGMEISAPSMQRQQAAEIEKQQQEQAQLTAVTTKTQNVHGEEIIVTTTSQFEQQTFASKTEWRTRAIATSNLRTRAKNIYVSSVDNDLDDITYVMPNNILKRFITIADLRVQVAGYLYGSSAPDNDQVKEIKCIVMIPQIGGLRNVQLPQQLPQSEFLEGMEPLGVIHTVSGSELPYMSAMDVTEHSKLLDAHNEWDKTSTVTVSVAFTPGSVSLSAWGLTPAGYKWGAENKDTQSDQPQGFTTTMGEKRKLLLSPRFRGFFLVPDDGKWNYSFMGNAFAGMEKRPVHVKLDTPLPFYSDQHRPVHFVNFAELEDIWVDRSDNFA from the coding sequence ATGTCGCAacttcctccgcctcctccccCAGGATGgggacctcctcctccacctcctccgccttcctcttctctgccgcctcctccttcaactccagctcctcctcctccaggctTTCGTCCTCCCACCGATCCGATGATGGCCAAATttgcccagaagaagaacgagtGGGTGAGATCACGACGAAACCGCTTCGGAGAGAAGCGCAAGGGCGGTTTCGTTCAGACGCAGAAGGCTGACATGCCCCCCGAACATTTACGGAAGATTGTCAAGGACATAGGCGATGTGTCCCAGAAGAAATACACAAACGACAAAAGAAGCTATCTAGGGGCCCTGAAGTTCATGCCACACGCAGTtctgaagcttctcgagaacATGCCGATGCCATGGGAATCGGCGCGAGAAGTCAAGGTGCTCTATCATGTAAACGGATGCTTGACTTTGGTCAACGAGATCCCGCGTGTTATCGAGCCTGTCTTCTTTGCGCAGTGGGCTATGATGTGGACATTTATGCGCAAAGAAAAAGCCGACAGACGACTATTCAAGCGCATGCGATTCCCGCCTTTCGACGACGAAGAGCCTCCCCTGTCGTGGGCTGAAAACTTAGAGGATGTTGAGCCACTTGAGCCGATTCAGATGGAGTtggacgaggaagatgacgaggccGTATATGAATGGTTCTACGATCACAGACCCCTTCTGGACACACCGCACGTCAACGGCCCAAGCTACAAGGCCTGGAACCTCACACTCCCTCAGATGGCAACACTTTTCCGTCTGAGTCGACCACTTGTTTctgatgttgttgacaagaactACTTCTATCTCTTCGACCTTAAGAGCTTATTAACAGCCAAGGCTCTCAACGTCGCTCTTCCCGGCGGTCCTCGTTTCGAACCTCTGTACAAGGATATCGACCCCAACGACGAAGACTTCGGCGAGTTTAATGCGATTGATCGTATCATTTTCCGAAATCCCATTCGAACCGAGTTCAGGGTCGCCTACCCGTACCTCTATAATTCGCTACCAAGAAGTGTTCATTTATCGTGGCACTCACACCCCCAGGTCGTATTTAATCGTGCGGATGATCCTGATCTCCCGACATTCCACTTCGATCGTCGCATCAACCCCATCTCGTCGCGAACCGTCGCACCCAAGAATGTCGAGGTTTCCCACGAGGACGAGATATTTGGCGCTGGTAACATTGAGGAGTCCGAAGACGATGCCTTTGAGCTGCCTGCTGGAGTGGAGCCGTTCCTTGCCGACGAGGATATCGAGAATGAGAACACATCATCCGCTGTCGAACTTTGGTGGGCGCCTTACCCATTTGACCGACGATCCGGACGCATGGTTCGAGCACAAGATGTGCCTCTCGTCAAGCAGTGGTACCTCGAGCATCCTCCCTCGGATCGACCTCCAGTCAAGGTCCGAGTCTCGTACCAGAAACTCCTCAAAAACTTCGTATTGAATGAATTgcacaagaagaagcccaaggcGCAAAACAAGCAGAACTTGATGCGATCACTCAAGCAAACCAAGTTCTTCCAGCAGACAACCATCGATTGGGTCGAGGCTGGTCTGCAGGTTTGTCGCCAGGGTTTCAACATGCTCAACCTCCTTATCCACCGCAAGAACTTGACGTATCTTCACCTCGATTACAACTTTAATTTGAAGCCTGTCAAGACCTTGACCACCAAGGAGCGAAAGAAGTCACGTTTCGGAAACGCTTTCCATCTCATGCGAGAGATCTTGAGACTTACAAAGCTTATCGTTGATGCCCAGGTTCAGTACAGACTTGGAAACATTGACGCCTTCCAGCTTGCAGATGGTATCCTATACGCCTTCAACCACGTTGGTCAGCTGACGGGCATGTACCGATACAAATACAAGCTGATGCACCAGATTCGAACTTGCAAGGATCTGAAGCATCTCATTTACTACCGGTTTAATTCTGGACCTGTCGGTAAGGGTCCTGGATGTGGTTTCTGGGCTCCCGCTTGGAGGGTTTGGCTTTTCTTCATGCGAGGAATTATTCCTTTGCTCGAGAGATGGTTAGGAAATCTTTTGTCTCGTCAATTTGAGGGTCGACACAGCAAGGGTGTTGCAAAGACAGTCACCAAGCAACGTGTGGAGTCCCATTTCGATTTGGAGCTCCGCGCATCCGTTATGGCTGATCTTATGGACATGATGCCCGAGGGTATCAAGCAGAACAAGGTCAACACCGTGCTTCAGCATTTATCTGAGGCCTGGAGATGTTGGAAGAGTAACATCCCCTGGAAGGTTCCAGGCTTGCCTGCACCTATTGAGAACATCATTCTTCGATACGTCAAGTCTAAGGCCGATTGGTGGATCTCAGTCGCCCACTACAACCGTGAGCGTATTCGACGAGGAGCTACCGTTGATAAGACTgtcgccaagaagaacgtCGGTCGTTTGACTCGACTTTGGCTCAAGGCTGAGCAAGAACGCCAGCACAACCACATGAAGGATGGCCCTTACGTGTCCTCCGAAGAAGCCATTGCCATCTACACAACTACCGTGCATTGGCTGGAGTCTCGCAAGTTCTCGCCTATTCCCTTCCCGAGTGTTTCTTATAAGCACGACACCAAGATCCTCATTCTTGCGCTTGAGCGCCTTAGGGAGGCATATTCAGTGAAGGGCCGTCTCAACCAGAGTCAACGAGAGGAATTAGCTCTGATTGAGCAAGCATATGATAGCCCTGGAACCACACTGGAGCGAATCAAACGATTTTTGCTTACCCAGCGAGCTTTCAAGGAAGTTAACATTGACATGAACGACAACTACAGCACCATCAACCCTGTCTACGATATTGAACCTATCGAGAAGATTAGCGATGCTTACCTGGATCAATATTTGTGGTATCAAGCAGATCAGCGACATCTTTTCCCTGCCTGGATCAAGCCATCGGATTCTGAGGTCCCGCCTTTGCTTGTTTACAAGTGGGCACAAGgtatcaacaacctcgaccGTGTGTGGCAGACTGAGAATGGTGAATGCAATGTCATGATTGAGACGGAACTATCCAAGGTTTACGAAAAGATGGAGCTCACGCTTCTGAACTCTCTTCTCAGGCTGATTATGGACCACAATTTGGCAGATTATATTACAGCCAAGAACAACGTCCAGCTCACCTACAAGGACATGAACCATGTCAACAGTTATGGCATGATCCGTGGCTTACAGTTCTCTGCATTTGTGTTCCAATTCTACGGTCTTGTGTTggatcttctgcttctgggcCCTCAGCGAGCCAGCGAGATTGCTGGACCACCTCAAAGCCCCAACGACTTCTTGCAATTCCGTGACCGCGAGACTGAGTCCAGTCATCCTATCCGACTGTACACTCGATACATCGACAAGGTTTGGATCTTCCTCCGATTTACTGCTGAGGAGTCTCGAGATCTCATCCAAAGATTCCTCACGGAACAACCCGACCCTAACTTTGAGAACGTTATTGGatacaagagcaagaagtgcTGGCCAAGAGATTCTCGCATGCGTCTGATGCGCCATGATGTAAACCTCGGACGAGCGGTCTTCTGGGATATGAAGAACCGTCTGCCTCGATCTGTTACAACGATTGAGTGGGATGAAAGCTTTGTCAGCGTTTACAGCCGTGATAACCCGAACTTGCTCTTCTCTATGTGCGGTTTCGAAGTCCGCATTCTCCCCAAAATTCGCAACCAGAATGAAGAATTCCCTGTCAAGGACAGTGTGTGGTCTCTCGTTGACAACACCACAAAGGAGAGGACGGCGCACGCTTTCCTACAAGTCACCGAGGAGGATATTCAGAAGTTCAACAACCGTATTCGACAGATTCTCATGTCTTCAGGTTCTACAACTTTCACCAAGATCGCCAACAAGTGGAACACAGCATTGATCGCCCTCTTCACTTATTATCGTGAGGCAGCTGTATCGACCGTCGACCTGCTTGATACAATTGTCAAGTGCGAGACCAAGATTCAGACCCGAGTCAAGATTGGTCTTAACTCCAAAATGCCTTCTCGTTTCCCTCCTGCCGTCTTCTACACCCCCAAGGAgcttggtggtcttggtatGATTTCGGGCTCACATATCCTTATTCCTGCTAGTGATAAGCGTTGGTCAAAGCAAACCGACACTGGCGTTACTCATTACAGGGCAGGAATGACTCATGATGAGGAGACCCTCATCCCGAATATTTTCCGATACATCATTCCTTGGGAGGCCGAGTTCATCGACTCTCAACGAGTCTGGACAGAATATTCTCAGAAACGTCTTGAAGCCAATCAACAGAACCGTCGTCTTActctcgaggatctcgaggatAGTTGGGACCGCGGTCTTCCTCGAATCAACACCCTGTTCCAAAAGGATCGAAGCACCCTGAGCTTCGATAAGGGTTTCCGAGCTCGAGCTGAGTTTAAGATCTATCAATTGATGAAGAATAATCCTTTCTGGTGGACTAGTCAACGTCATGATGGAAAATTGTGGAACCTGAACGCTTATCGCACCGATGTGATCCAGGCTTtgggtggtgttgagacCATCCTCGAACATACCCTTTTCAAGGCAACAGGTTTCCCTTCATGGGAAGGCCTCTTTTGGGAAAAGGCCTCGGGTTTTGAAGAATCTATGAAGTTCAAGAAGTTAACTAATGCTCAAAGAAGTGGTTTGAATCAAATTCCTAACCGTCGCTTCACTTTGTGGTGGTCACCCACCATCAACCGAGCCAACGTCTACGTGGGTTTCCAGGTCcagcttgacttgacaggCATTTTCTTGCACGGAAAGATTCCTACTCTGAAGATCTCGCTTATCCAGATCTTCCGAGCCCATTTGTGGCAGAAGATTCATGAGTCTGTTGTTATGGATCTTTGCCAGGTATTTGACCAGGAACTGGAATCTCTCGGCATTGAGACCGTTCAGAAAGAGACTATCCATCCTCGAAAGTCTTACAAGATGAACAGTTCTTGTGCCGatattcttctcttctctaaCCACAAGTGGAATGTGACCAGACCTTCACTTCTTTACGATACCAAGGACGTTATTGAGCAGACAACTACCAACAAATTCTGGATTGATGTTCAGCTCCGATATGGCGATTACGACTCACACGACATTGAACGGTACACACGTGCCAAGTATCTCGACTATACGACTGACAGTGCCAGTATCTACCCCTCAGCTACTGGTCTCATGATTGGCATTGATCTTGCCTACAACCTCTACTCTGCTTATGGCATGTATTTCCCTGGTCTCAAGGTTCTTGTGCAGCAGGCTATGGCCAAGATCATGAAGGCCAACCCCGCTCTGTACGTTTTGCGCGAGCGTATCCGAAAAGGTCTACAGCTCTACGCTTCTGAGAGTAACCAGGAGTTCTTGAACTCCCAGAACTACTCGGAATTGTTTAGCAACCAGACGCAGTTGTTTATCGATGACACCAACGTCTACCGTGTCACCATTCACAAGACCTTTGAGGGTAATTTGACAACCAAGCCTATCAACGGTgctatcttcatcttcaacccaaGAACCGGAcagctcttcctcaagatcattcACACTAGTGTCTGGGCTGGACAGAAGCGTCTTGGTCAGCTCGCCAAGTGGAAGACGGCCGAAGAAGTCGCTGCTCTGATCCGATCATTGCCCGTGGAAGAACAACCCAAGCAGCTGATTGTGACAAGAAAGGGTCTTTTGGATCCTCTCGAAGTCCACTTGCTCGACTTCCCCAATATTTCTATTCGGGCCtcagagcttcagcttccctTCCAGGCAGCGATGAAAGTGGAGAAACTTGGTGACATGATTCTTCGTGCCACTGAACCTCAGATGGTGCTTTTCAACCTGTACGATGAGTGGCTGAAGAGTATTTCATCTTACACCGCCTTCTCTCGTCTTGTTCTTATCCTGCGCGCGCTCCACGTCAACCCTGATAAGACCAAGCTCATCCTCCGGCCTGACAAGACTGTCATCACACATGAGCACCATATTTGGCCATCGCTGTCAGATGAAGATTGGATCAAGGTTGAAACGCAGCTTCGAGATCTTATCCTGAACGATTacggcaagaagaacaatgTCAACGTCTCCAGCTTGACGACCAGTGAAGTGCGAGACATTATCCTGGGTATGGAAATTTCGGCCCCATCAATGCAACGACAACAAGCcgccgagattgagaagcaacAACAAGAGCAGGCACAGTTGACGGCTGTGACTACGAAGACCCAGAACGTCCATGGCGAAGAGATCATTGTTACCACAACTTCGCAGTTCGAGCAGCAAACATTTGCCTCCAAGACTGAGTGGCGAACACGAGCCATTGCTACATCCAACTTGCGCACACGAGCAAAGAACATTTACGTCTCGTCGGTTGACAATGATCTTGACGATATTACCTACGTCATGCCAAACAACATTCTGAAGCGCTTCATCACTATTGCTGACCTTAGAGTTCAAGTGGCCGGTTACCTGTATGGTTCTTCTGCCCCCGACAACGACCaggtcaaggagatcaagtGTATCGTCATGATCCCCCAGATTGGCGGCCTCCGCAATGTGCAATTGCCCCAGCAACTTCCTCAGAGCGAGTTCCTTGAAGGAATGGAGCCTCTGGGTGTGATCCACACGGTCTCTGGCAGCGAACTACCTTACATGTCTGCCATGGATGTGACAGAACACTCAAAGCTCCTCGATGCGCATAATGAGTGGGACAAGACCAGCACGGTCACGGTGTCGGTTGCATTCACACCTGGCAGTGTATCTCTATCGGCGTGGGGCCTTACACCAGCAGGCTACAAGTGGGGAGCTGAGAACAAGGACACACAGAGTGATCAACCTCAAGGATTTACTACAACAATGGGTGAGAAGCGAAAGCTGTTGCTGAGCCCACGGTTCAGGGGATTCTTCTTGGTACCGGATGATGGCAAGTGGAACTACAGCTTTATGGGCAACGCGTTTGCTGGAATGGAGAAGAGGCCTGTCCACGTCAAGCTGGATACGCCACTGCCGTTCTATAGCGACCAGCACAGACCAGTGCATTTCGTTAACTTTGCGGAACTGGAGGATATTTGGGTGGACCGATCGGATAACTTTGCTTAA
- a CDS encoding hypothetical protein (EggNog:ENOG41) — MSESSPLAAYFAHMSNSGGIIVQEQPKLDLDLYIQNYAGRTRIDRLIHIGKSSVPLCIDALKAAIAEIKKGSDVALYVDAWGCLRLAAPDDPDAQKDQAWIDRVERENKTEAARLETQLKQYKHNLIKESIRMGNEDLGLHFEKTGYLEAAAEAYNRMRQDVTTTKHIIDCGIHLVNVYIARRDWTMVLNNLGKIVGVQSGEEERLYQPYTKLVSGIALLGLKHYKDAAYNFLQVDFTIPPAQYNHIASPNDIAVYGGLLTLATMDRHELQARVLDSQSFRSFLEHESHIRKAISLFVNGRYSSCLAILESIRNDCLLDIYLQRHVPALYSQIRRKCIVQYFRPFSCVTLESLNQAFAQEGESVDTELVSMIREGILKARLDIKEQLLIADQPNPRLEMQKQALEVATQYEEEAKERLRRISLIAAGLEVAGRAKGSGLGGRGIDEQWYGEGKAPGQPGAVEG, encoded by the exons ATGTCCGAATCAAGTCCCTTGGCGGCTTACTTTGCCCATATGAGCAACTCGGGTGGCATCATTGTCCAAG AACAACCAAAGCTCGACCTCGATCTCTATATCCAGAATTACGCCG GGCGAACAAGAATCGATCGCCTCATCCACATTGGAAAGTCCTCCGTACCACTTTGTATCGACGCGCTCAAGGCTGCTATcgccgagatcaagaaaggCTCGGATGTGGCCCTGTACGTCGACGCTTGGGGCTGTCTTCGCCTCGCCGCTCCTGACGACCCCGACGCCCAAAAAGATCAAGCATGGATCGACAGAGTCGAGCGCGAGAACAAGACGGAAGCTGCACGGCTCGAAACCCAGCTTAAGCAATACAAACACAATTTGATCAAAGAGAGCATCCGA ATGGGAAACGAGGACTTGGGTTTGCATTTTGAAAAGACCGGATATTTAGAGGCAGCCGCCGAGGCGTACAACCGCATGCGCCAGGACGTAACCACCACCAAACACATTATCGATTGCGGCATCCACCTCGTGAATGTCTACATCGCTAGACGTGACTGGACTATGGTTTTGAACAATCTAGGTAAGATCGTCGGTGTTCAGAGTGGTGAGGAGGAACGTTTATACCAGCCATACACAAAACTTGTCTCCGGTATTGCGCTCCTTGGCCTTAAGCACTACAAGGATGCAGCCTACAACTTTCTCCAAGTCGACTTCACCATACCGCCTGCGCAATACAACCACATCGCTAGCCCAAACGACATTGCCGTTTACGGAGGTCTCCTTACCCTGGCGACTATGGATAGACATGAACTTCAAGCTCGAGTCTTGGACAGCCAGTCGTTCCGCTCGTTCCTGGAACACGAGTCACACATCCGCAAGGCCatcagtctttttgtcaacGGTAGATACTCAAGCTGCCTCGCTATCCTCGAGTCCATTCGAAACGACTGTCTCCTGGACATCTACCTACAGCGCCATGTCCCAGCCCTCTACTCACAGATCCGAAGAAAATGCATTGTCCAGTACTTCAGACCATTCTCATGTGTCACTCTCGAGAGCTTGAACCAAGCATTTGCGCAAGAAGGCGAGTCAGTCGACACGGAGCTCGTATCTATGATCCGCGAAGGAATTCTCAAGGCCCGTCTAGATATCAAGGAGCAG TTGCTCATTGCAGACCAACCCAACCCGCGACTTGAGATGCAGAAGCAGGCACTTGAGGTCGCTACCCAGTACgaggaggaggccaaggagagACTCCGTCGCATCAGCCTCATTGCCGCTGGTCTTGAGGTCGCAGGTAGAGCAAAGGGATCTGGCCTTGGTGGCCGTGGAATAGATGAGCAGTGGTACGGTGAGGGCAAAGCACCGGGACAACCAGGCGCCGTCGAGGGCTAG